The Lycium barbarum isolate Lr01 chromosome 9, ASM1917538v2, whole genome shotgun sequence genome has a segment encoding these proteins:
- the LOC132610468 gene encoding alkaline ceramidase-like — MADGIFFWGPVTSKEWCEPNYVQSSYIAEFFNTLSNIPCILLALIGLVNALRQRFEKRFSVLHISNIILALGSMTYHATLRQMQQQGDETPMVWEMLLYIYILYSPDWHYRSTMPTFLFLYGALFAVVHSQLRFGIGFKVHYALLCLLCAPRAYKYYIHTEDTMAKRLAKFYVATLLIGAACWLCDRLFCKQIQGWYFNPQGHAVWHILMGFNSYFANTFLMYCRAQQREWNPKIKHLFGLFPYVKIEKPKTQ, encoded by the exons ATGGCAGATGGCATATTCTTTTGGGGCCCAGTAACATCTAAAGAGTGGTGTGAGCCAAATTATGTGCAGTCATCCTATATTGCAGAATTCTTCAACACCCTTTCAAATATCCCATGCATTCTCTTGGCTCTTATTGGTCTTGTGAACGCCCTCAGACAACGGTTTGAGAAAAGGTTCAGTGTCCTTCATATTTCAAACATAATACTTGCCTTAGGGAGCATGACATATCATGCCACTTTGCGGCAGAT GCAACAGCAAGGTGATGAGACACCAATGGTCTGGGAGATGCTTCTGTATATTTATATCCTATATTCACCAGATTGGCATTATCGGAGTACAATGCCCACCTTTTTGTTCCTTTATGGTGCACTCTTTGCTGTCGTGCATTCACAGCTGCGCTTTGGCATTGGTTTCAAAGTACACTATGCACTATTGTGCCTTCTTTGTGCTCCTCGTGCATATAAGTATTACATTCATACAGAAGATACGATGGCAAAGCGGCTCGCAAAGTTTTATGTGGCGACTTTATTGATCGGAGCTGCTTGCTGGCTATGTGATCGATTATTCTGCAAGCAAATTCAGGGCTGGTACTTTAATCCACAGGGGCATGCAGTTTGGCACATCTTAATGGGTTTCAACTCGTACTTTGCAAATACGTTCTTGATGTATTGCCGCGCTCAGCAACGTGAATGGAATCCCAAAATTAAGCACTTGTTCGGACTTTTCCCATACGTGAAGATCGAGAAACCAAAAACCCAGTAG
- the LOC132610467 gene encoding probable sucrose-phosphate synthase 2, with the protein MAGNEWINGYLEAILSSGASAIEDKTPSSSALNLAFNPTKYFVEEVVTGVDETDLHRTWIKVVATRNTRERSSRLENMCWRIWHLARKKKQLEWEDLQRLTNRRLEREQGRKDVTEDMSEDLSEGEKGDVLGETPTLDSPRKRFQRNFSNLEVWSDSNKEKKLYIILVSLHGLVRGENMELGSDSDTGGQIKYVVELAKALANMPGVYRVDLFTRQIASPEVDWSYGEPTEMLNTGSEDGDDTDLGESSGAYIIRIPFGPRDKYLRKELLWPYIQEFVDGALAHIINMSKALGEQIGRGQPVWPYVIHGHYADAGDSAALLSGALNVPMVLTGHSLGRNKLEQLIKQGRQSKEDINSTYRIMRRIEGEELSLDAAELIITSTKQEIDEQWGLYDGFDVKLEKVLRARARRGVNCHGRYMPRMAVIPPGMDFSNVMAQEDTADVDGDLAALTNADGQSPKAIPTIWSEVMRFLTNPHKPMILALSRPDPKKNITTLVKAFGECRPLRELANLTLIMGNRDDIDEMSGVTASVLTTVLKLVDRYDLYGQVAFPKHHKQSDVPEIYRLAGKTKGVFINPALVEPFGLTLIEAAAHGLPMVATKNGGPVDIHRALNNGLLVDPHDQQAIADALLKLVSEKNLWHECRKNGWKNIHLFSWPEHCRTYLTRVAACRMRHPQWKTDNPSDELAAEESSLNDSLKDVQDMSLRLSVDGEKTSLNESFDASATADAIQDQVNRVLSKMKRPELGKQESEGDKKDNVPSKYPMLRRRRKLIVIALDCYDTNGAPQKKMIQIIQEILKAIKSDPQVARVSGFAISTAMSISELTAFLKSGNIKLTEFDALICSSGSEVFYPGTSTEEHGKLYPDPDYSSHIEYRWGGDGLRKTIWKLMNTQEGVKQEKFVTSVIEEDVKSSNSHCISYLIKDRSKAKKVDDMRQKLRMRGLRCHLMYCRNSTRMQVVPLLASRAQALRYLFVRWRLNVANMCVILGETGDTDYEELISGTHKTLILKGAVEEGSENLLRTSGSYLREDVVPPESPLITYTSGNETVEEFANALRQVSRLGT; encoded by the exons ATGGCTGGTAATGAATGGATAAATGGTTATTTAGAAGCAATATTGAGCAGTGGAGCATCAGCAATTGAGGATAAAACACCATCATCATCAGCATTGAATTTGGCATTCAATCCAACAAAGTATTTTGTTGAAGAAGTAGTAACAGGTGTTGATGAAACTGATCTTCATAGAACATGGATCAAAGTTGTTGCTACAAGGAATACAAGAGAGAGAAGTTCTAGATTGGAAAATATGTGTTGGCGCATTTGGCATCTTGCTCGCAAGAAGAAgcag TTGGAATGGGAAGACCTCCAGAGGTTAACAAACAGAAGATTGGAACGAGAACAAGGACGCAAAGACGTTACAGAAGACATGTCAGAAGACTTGTCTGAAGGGGAAAAAGGGGATGTTTTAGGGGAGACGCCAACACTTGACAGCCCGAGGAAAAGGTTTCAGAGGAACTTTTCCAATTTGGAGGTGTGGTCAGACAGTAACAAGGAAAAAAAGCTTTATATCATCCTAGTtag TTTGCATGGATTGGTCCGAGGTGAAAATATGGAGCTTGGTAGTGATTCTGACACAGGTGGTCAG ATTAAGTATGTTGTGGAGCTTGCTAAAGCACTTGCTAACATGCCCGGTGTATATAGAGTTGATCTGTTCACTCGCCAAATTGCGTCACCTGAAGTGGATTGGAGCTATGGTGAGCCCACAGAGATGTTAAACACGGGTTCTGAAGATGGTGATGACACTGATCTTGGAGAAAGCAGCGGAGCTTATATCATAAGGATACCCTTTGGTCCTCGTGATAAGTACCTCCGGAAAGAATTGTTATGGCCTTATATTCAGGAGTTTGTAGATGGAGCTCTTGCACACATCATTAATATGTCAAAGGCTTTGGGTGAACAAATAGGTCGAGGCCAACCTGTTTGGCCATACGTAATCCACGGTCATTATGCAGACGCAGGGGACAGTGCTGCTCTTCTTTCAGGTGCTTTAAATGTTCCAATGGTCCTAACAGGACATTCACTCGGTAGAAACAAGCTAGAACAGCTTATCAAGCAAGGCAGGCAATCAAAAGAGGATATTAATTCAACATACAGGATCATGAGGAGGATTGAAGGTGAGGAGCTCTCACTGGATGCTGCAGAACTCATTATCACAAGCACCAAACAGGAGATTGATGAACAATGGGGACTATATGATGGATTCGATGTAAAACTTGAGAAAGTTTTAAGAGCTCGTGCTAGACGAGGAGTCAATTGTCATGGTCGCTACATGCCAAGGATGGCG GTTATTCCTCCTGGAATGGACTTCAGTAATGTTATGGCTCAGGAGGACACAGCAGATGTTGACGGGGATCTTGCAGCACTCACTAATGCTGATGGGCAATCTCCTAAAGCAATCCCTACTATATGGTCTGAG GTCATGCGTTTTCTAACAAATCCACATAAGCCAATGATTCTGGCATTGTCCAGACCAGATCCAAAGAAGAATATAACcactctcgttaaggcctttggAGAATGTCGCCCGCTGAGGGAGCTCGCTAATCTG ACTCTTATAATGGGAAACAGAGATGACATAGATGAGATGTCTGGAGTAACTGCTAGTGTTCTCACAACTGTGCTGAAGTTGGTTGATAGGTATGACCTTTACGGTCAAGTTGCCTTTCCAAAACATCACAAGCAAAGTGACGTTCCAGAGATATACCGTCTAGCTGGCAAAACGAAG GGAGTCTTCATAAATCCAGCTTTAGTTGAACCCTTTGGATTGACTCTAATTGAG GCTGCTGCACATGGACTTCCTATGGTGGCTACTAAGAATGGTGGTCCAGTTGATATTCATCGG GCACTCAACAATGGATTGCTTGTGGACCCACATGATCAGCAAGCAATTGCTGATGCACTACTTAAATTAGTATCAGAAAAGAACCTGTGGCACGAGTGTAGGAAGAATGGTTGGAAGAACATACACCTCTTCTCATGGCCCGAACATTGTCGAACATACTTAACTAGAGTTGCTGCATGTCGAATGAGACACCCGCAATGGAAAACCGACAATCCGTCAGATGAACTGGCTGCAGAAGAGTCGTCCCTGAATGATTCACTCAAAGACGTGCAAGATATGTCCTTGCGACTATCCGTTGATGgagaaaagacatcattaaatGAATCATTTGATGCATCTGCAACTGCTGATGCCATACAAGACCAAGTTAATCGGGTTTTGAGCAAAATGAAGAGACCGGAGTTGGGTAAACAAGAGTCTGAGGGTGACAAAAAGGACAATGTTCCTAGCAAATATCCCATGTTACGAAGACGTCGTAAATTAATTGTAATTGCTCTAGATTGCTATGACACAAATGGAGCTCCTCAAAAGAAAATGATTCAGATAATCCAGGAGATTCTTAAGGCCATTAAATCAGATCCACAGGTTGCAAGAGTATCAGGATTTGCCATCTCAACAGCTATGTCGATTTCTGAATTGACAGCCTTCCTAAAATCCGGGAACATTAAACTAACTGAGTTTGATGCTTTAATTTGTAGCAGTGGGAGTGAGGTGTTTTATCCAGGAACTTCCACTGAAGAACATGGCAAGCTTTATCCCGACCCTGACTATTCATCACATATTGAATATCGGTGGGGTGGCGATGGTTTAAGGAAAACGATTTGGAAATTAATGAATACACAAGAAGGTGTTAAACAGGAGAAATTTGTAACCAGTGTTATTGAGGAAGACGTGAAATCAAGCAATTCCCATTGTATTTCCTACTTGATCAAGGATCGCAGTAAG GCAAAGAAGGTAGATGATATGCGACAGAAGCTTAGGATGAGGGGTCTTCGTTGCCATTTGATGTAttgtaggaattcaacaagaatgCAAGTTGTTCCTCTGCTTGCATCTCGGGCACAAGCACTCAG GTATCTTTTTGTACGCTGGAGATTGAATGTGGCAAACATGTGTGTCATCCTCGGTGAAACTGGAGACACGGATTACGAGGAGCTTATATCCGGAACTCACAAAACACTGATCTTGAAGGGTGCTGTCGAGGAAGGTTCCGAAAATCTGCTAAGAACATCAGGGAGCTACCTAAGAGAAGATGTTGTCCCACCAGAGAGCCCCCTGATCACCTACACCAGCGGGAACGAAACAGTAGAAGAGTTTGCCAATGCATTGAGGCAAGTGTCTAGATTAGGCACATAA